DNA from Apium graveolens cultivar Ventura unplaced genomic scaffold, ASM990537v1 ctg7140, whole genome shotgun sequence:
aAAAATTTCGTTtccaataattttatttggttagtcattttaaaagtcaagcatcggtttgactaatacaactaactagtgtttacttctgaatttgtgtttcgattattttaaaaatattttttatcgatACAATCATCTTGaggacaatatatatatatattaatgatataaccaatGTTTCACattaaataatttttatcaaaatatttttttttgaatttctaaatgtcacccaaacaactaaatgctgacattaatatggttggatcataaaataatattttataaaattgactccttttgaaccaccacagtcttttgagagactgtggcttagctggctggggtaccactcacctctcccaccttatcctggggggtttcttgatgttcaccccctcccctcaccactcacaccctgttcactcccttcagggtttatggtagttgttacaactgttgtcttttgagagacaacagaggtggttttctttggcttgtgttttgaaattttagttttggtggctttggtaggaacctgtttgggacaaagacacagattccattgccacactggaaggcaaagaaacaatggggttggaaacagtaggagttatagaagtgtttacctcacttacctgtggtgcattcatgattggcaaatataccaatggcacctggctgttgaggttcattctcaaaaggtctgcaaagacccttttctcttgtgcccagcatttgagtttattattctcattagatataaccaatccttcagcaacatggttagccaataacataaagaatctagcatagtagatgttatgtggtctattagctttgttacctaatctggaacctaattctagcatgacatagttgctaaaattaaagtaccctatcagaaactagcatatagagcatattaacaagtgatgaagttatggcatcaaaattgctgatcttcccagagaaaaccttgataaaggcatctccaagaaaactccattctttcctaaggcccttccttctaatactacctaactagcagaatcaaaagcatagcctatggaatctaacatagcagatacatctttatcagtgtgtggtgtcatggcattattctcaggaaACTTAaaacaagactgtatatcatcacagttaatgcagtAATCcgtacctttgagagagaaggcaatagtcatatctgtggagttgaactctgcagttgtccaaatctcctcaatcacctcacagtatatggttggggcttccaacattgcatagcttagtttgtagtttttgatgaagtcgatcatcttgtgataatcagaatgggcttcattcttttcaaccaaggctacgaaattattcttttcataaacaaatccagattgagacataattttgactactggtgccattattgtgagtagagttgcagagaaaaacttgagaattttgggagagaaggagaataaaattgcaagaaagcgtaaagtgaaaataagaattcaatgggcttttatactttcttgaattaaaacgtaaataaaatgattaaatgatacttttaaataaattacagccgtttaagaataaagaaaactgtagaaattccgaaaactgcctttaatacaaatacatacaacagtgtatatctgtatcaacggttaggtaaaagaatcaacggctgtgactcacttaaagtaactgatgtgacacttcatcggataaggtaaatagttatccgttgatgatcaacactattttatccgttgaaggataaaattaccagaaatgtacttgtctttcaacggataatgaacatccgttgatagaacaattttggcttttaacggatagggaatatctgttgatagaataagtcttactcaaagtcaactttgttcttgcagcaaattcatttcaggcttcaaggcagatttcaaagaggacataaatttatgaataattaagcatacctagcccacttactaatcttgtgaatgttgattcatcaagtggcttggtaaatatgtctgcaatctgcttttcacttggaacaaaatgaagttccactgtacctttcatcacatgttccctaatgaagtggtacttgatgtcaatgtgcttggttcttgagtgctgcactggattttcagtaatggcaatggcacttgtgttgtcacagaatataggaattttgtcaacagttagtccatagtcaaatagttgattcctcatccatagtatctgtacacagcaactaccagcagtaatgtactcaacttcagctgttgatgtagaaacaaaatttttcttcttgctgaaccatgacacaagcttgttccccagaaattgacaggtgccagttgtgcttttcctgtctattttgcagcctgcataatctgcatctgagtagccaattagatcaaaccagactctctagggtaacaaattcctagatttggagtccctttgagatatctgaagattctttaatagccactaagtgagattctttagggtcagcttgaaatctagcacagagacatgtagaaaacattatatcaggtctactagcagttaaatataaaagtgagtcaaccatgcctctataacttgaaatgtccacagacttttcagccttgtttaattcaagcttggtggcagtggccatgggagtttttgcagatgaacagtccattaagtcaaacttctttaaaagatcataaatatatttagtttgactaatgaaaattccaccactaacttgtttaacttgtaaaccaagaaaataagttagctctcccatcatgttcatttcatatttactttgcattaacttagcaaaccttttacaaagcttatcatctgtagatccaaatataatatcatctacataaatttgaacaagtattgtagagccattaacatttctaaagaaaagagttttgtcaacagtacctcttgtgaagtgattatctagaagaaattttgacaaagtctcataccaggctctaggtgcttgctttagttcatagagtgctttcaacagataatacacatagtctggaaagtttggatcttcaaatcctggaggttggcttacataaacttcttcctccaattccccatttagaaatgcactcttgacatccatttgatagactttgaaattggcatgggctgcataggctagaaagattctgatggcttcaagtctggaaactggagcaaatgtttcatcaaaatctattccctcttgttgagaatagcctttagcaaccaatctggctttattccttatgacaatgccattttcatccatcttgtttctgaatacccattttgtgtcaatagagctcttgttctttggcttgggtaccagcttccataccttattcctctcaaattggtttagctcgtcttgcattgctaaaatccaatatggatccaatagagcttcttccactctcttaggttcctcctgtaaTAGAAAACcactatatagacattcatcttcagtagcccttctagtttgcactttagatgttgcatcaccaatgatcaattcaaaagggtgattcttggtccatttcctttgaggtggtagattagctctagatgaggttgccttagtattgtcatgatgtgagatagagtgttgattggctgaaactccccctgagttactgatcctttgaaaggaactgggagttctatcaactgatgaagtgaattgattatccgttgacagactatgatcaacggatgcttcattatgtacttcaacggatgatgcactttgtctttcaacggatgctgcattacttctttcaacggatgctgaattgtgactttcaactgatgcaacactttgtgcattatccaaaggcagattttgaattcttttcgaggtgccttctccatcattctcatcttcactatcatcacaatatatctcaatgttgtcaaatttgagtccttcatgatgtccctcatatgttagtccatcaatctttttatcatcaaacacaacatgcacagattccatgacaatgttggttcttagattgtagaccctatatgattttccaacagaataaccaacaaatattccttcatcagcctttgcatcaaacttccctttgtgatcagactgattccttaagatgtaacatttacaaccaaagacatgcagaaagtttaaagttggttttcttctcttgaataattgatagggagtcatgccttttgcctgattgattagagaaatattcagagtgtaacatgcacagttaacagcctcagcccaaaaataagttgagagttttgactcttcaagcattgtccttgcagcttcaattagtgatctgttcttcctttccaccacaccattttgttatgGGGTCCTTGGAgttgagaactcatgcatgatcccattttcttcacagaacaacttcatggttgaattcttgaactcagttccattgtcactcctaatattccttactttgaaatcaggatgattgttgacttgcttgatatgattgataatgatttcactagcttcatcctttgatccaagaaaataaacccatgaaaactttgagaaatcatctacaatcactaggcaatatttttttccttgaaattgacaatacattgactggtccaaaaagatccatgtgtagcagttgtaatggttcattaattgcagattcaagcttcttattgaatgatactttcttttgctttcctttctgacaagcatcacacagtccatcccttgtgaattctactagaggtattcctctaactaagtcctttttgactagatcattcattgtcttgaaattcaaatgggactgcttcttgtgccatagccaactttcaactgagcttgctttgctgagaagacaagtaatagattctgcatctgtagagttgaagccagctaagtacacattcccttttctaactccagttagaaccactttattgtccttcttacttgtgacaatacaggcttcagaattgaaggaaacagtattccctctgtcacatagttgactgatgctcaataagttttgtttgagaccatcaatcaatgcaacttcatcaatgatgacatttttttttgaaatcaagccatatcccatagtgaatcctttgctgtcatctccaaaggttatgctagggccagcactctccttaaactctgtgagcagggtgaaatctcctgtcatgtgtcttgaacaaccactgtccaagtaccatagattccttctttttccctggttgcttgatgaactagtttcattttcatcagaattagccatcagggctaggttgacatattctcatatcatcatcttcattgactccctccgctgcccaatcatcttgagtgagaaaagctctttccttttgtttgagcaaatcaaaatacttctttttataatcaacttgcttaaatttcttcttatcagaggttggcttcctacactcacttacaaagtgtccactaatgccacagttataacatttgaacttggatttgtccaccatgtttttgtttggcttagtgaattttgtattttttcctgaacttcatctttgcaaacctcctggacagaaaagtcagatgttcatcaacatcatcagagtcatcctgactggaattgttttcatcctcagctacttgctctttacccttgcttgaatttgcttgtgccaattttgagacttggcattttcttctcctcattcctggctccaaccttctcactgtcagctacaagtgcaactgatcctccttttctctttcccttttccaacagctcatcttgctccatctcaagttcatatgtcttcaaaattcaatataatctttcaagtgtgaagtccttataatcttgagaatttcttagagaaacagtcataggcttctattcctttggtagagaccttagaaattttaaattggagtccttgacttggtacattcttccatacagcttcaatccattcaacagtttctgaaatctgttgaaggtatcattcaatgattctccttcttcaaaatgaaaatattcatactgttgaatgagaagctgcattttgttttctctaattTGCTCAGTGtcttcacagataagctgcacagtatcccaaatttccttagcagtttggctgttaatgacattgtcaaacatatcttgatctaggccattaaacagaatgttcatggctttcttgtccttgtgaacctcttcaatatcttcaacagtccattctgcgtttggcttgggaatagactgtccaacaacaactgttgcaaTATCTAGTATATAGTTGTataacttattttgatttttttttcttttgaataaaaattttaaacatttaatatttattcaaaagttttttttttaaaaataacttaTGTAACATAGTAATTTCAAATGTTAACAAATTAAAAGGAAGATGGAGggaatctatactatattatgaTAAGCGAAACATTAAAATTTTGGTAATTGGTCGGttggtacttgctgaaattaccGAATTACCCTTAccattaaattttataaaattaatttttctttttttcaatttAGATCAAACTATCACATATCCCCCTACCGTAGTAGAATTCATCCGGCTTTTGAATAGAAAACTGTCTCTAAAAGCCTCTCTCTAAGATACTCATTACTCAAGGAGTCAAGGTCCATACAAGATAAATCGTCTCCTTTTCTTTCAGTTACTATAAAACATATGCTTGCCCTGATATTTTCGGCATCTCAATCCTGTCTGTCATCGTGGACCGATATTTTTATGCACGCATTATGTTATTGTTTTTACACAATTACGCTCCTTTAATTaatttaaacttttatttaaaaaaacataaaaaataattaataaaattatgggTCAATACACCTTCAAATACACGTAAAAATCAAAATGAAAAAATAATTTGGGACGGAGGAGGTAATATTAAAAAATTCGTACATTAAACGGATTCTAAACTAGAAATTTGCTCTATTAcaatagacgaaatattaaaagtttggtagtcgatCGTTTGGTAATTTGCTTAAATTAATTAATCACCCTTACTCAATTATTCTAATTCTACTTTATCGGTTGATTGGTTGGTTGGtcaattataattataattattattgaAGTCAACTAATTCTGCGGCTTTACaaatttaaattctattttatatcgaactctatatcattataattaatattaaagtcaacttcttctaccaatttaaattttaatttatattgagTTCTATAATATTGTAATTGTTATTTCAGACTAAAATAAATTTCAGCAAACTAaatctatctatactattatattaaaaatgaaaCAATGAAAGTTTGGTGGTAGTCGGTCTGGTCATCGTAATTATAGTAATACTTAAAATAAAGCACACTCATTAATATTCACAAtagaattattcaaataaaaatagaattataatatgtctaatggtcttgatttaaacaaaaaaaattataccATTCATTCGGGCTgtgctaaaataaaattaaacaaaaaactaaatataattagctAGATTTGGGTTGATATAACGGGTGTGAGGACAAAATAAAATTTGCTATCTCATGctaaaatcaaaaaataaatacTATCAATCCgtctaaatttttttttattaaccgtgctaaaagaaaaataaaatttgaaatgtTAAACGTTTGTCTATATAATATTATCACGCTAAAATAAAATACATTATCTATTCgacttaaaataaaataatatttaccGAGAGTTAAAGTAAAATTGAAAACaaaaatttagcaaaaaaaaaaaaaaattgaaaacaaACTAAATGTAATTAGCTGATTAATATAACGGGTCtgagactaaaataaaataatatttattattgatctacgataaaattaaaattaaattcaaattaagttaatttttatattaataatgTGTTTAAGTAAAACTAAAGTGTACCTAATTGGTTGGTAGGTATAATGTAGTTTTAGAAGAGTGATAACTGGATCCAACCCTAATagctgaaatattaaaagtttggctGTGTGTACAAATTAAACCAAATATAAATCTgaatataattagttggatttgatCGGTATACCAAACTAAAAATAATTGGTATAAAACTTACCTTTTAGTTAAAAGATTATTATCTTTCATCAACACacctataaatatcaataaaattatatatttcaattagtgatattttttaaaactaaaatattACAAATTTATACACgtgtatatttaaaattattgtcaatttatattattaaaaattcttataaataatttttagagtttaaaattttcactttaaattaaattcaaaaattatatattattataaataatccACGGTTTATGCTAATATTTTCAATAGACAAGAGCTAATAAAAATTGGTTTAATAAAGGAGAGCTAATTAAAATTTGAGACATTTTATTGTGTGCGTatccgaataataataataaatgtACATAAAAGTAGTAGATCAAGTATGTACAACCTTTGTATCTGTATTCATAAAAAACCTCTCGACTTTCCCCTGAAAATACATAAAACACCCACGTATGTGGACAGTGGACTTCTGTTGACAGTGTATCAGCACTTCAGTAGTAACATACAAACATATATACAGTGGGGACCCACTTTCAAGAAATTACTTTCTTCCCTCTTCATTTTCGTTTCATTCTTTGCTTTCCTATATATATTTGATTACTTTCTATCTCCATCATCTTTTCTTTCTTAAGTTTTCTGAAGTGCCAAGTTTCCAAAACACGTTCTTTGCTTTGCTTATTTTTATATATAACAAGAATAATATTCTAAACAGCACATACATGCAATTTGGTTCTTGAAGATAGCCTTGCTGTAACTGTAAGTTTGTTCAAAATCCCCCCCCCCCTTTTTTTATTAATATGGTATTTGTTTGTTTCATTTCTTGTTAAACCCCATATGGGGATTTTAGTAAGCTGATTAGTTCATTTGTTTTTCTCTTTATAAAGAGAGTTTAGTTTGTggagttttttttttatttaatgatTGAATTACTGCAAGAAACTACCAAATGTACTAGTTTAATTGTGTATGAAATTGTTTCAACTTATTGAGATTTTTTGTTAATGGGGTTTTATTTGTGGTGAACTTTAACTATAGGACTGGAATCAACTGTCATGTTCTTGTTTTAGATTTTCTATGGATTGGCAAATGCTTGTGATTGTTTTGTCCGGTTTTTTTGTAGATTGTTAATTTTAAGTGTATAGTTTGATATGAGTTATAGGTTCAAGCTTCTTGTGATAGAACGACTTTATGACCCTGTAAGCTTGCCTGAAATGGCCAGAGTTTTAGCCGTAAATTGGCATAGTTTTCTGTTCGGAAGAGAAAAGTGTGTTGGCGTAGGACCTTACTTTATAAATTTGCTGACATAGAACATTTTATTAGTTCTTAATGattgatttaataaaattaaacaaTGTAAAAGAGAATATCAGTAGCCTAACAAGATTCCATAATTAGATGTAAACATATATTGCTACTTTCTTTGGGCTTATCGTTGTGACAATTGCATCTATGAATAGGTAAATAATCAGTCAATTTGGCTTTAAGAAATGGTTGATTATTGTGACTCAAGAAATGGTTAATTCTCGTGACTCGGGAAATGGCTTATCGTCATAACCTGGTGGCTTCTGCTTTTTCGCATACTTATGTGTTCATATGTGAAACGTGTGCCAGCATTCTACCTGCTTTTAAAATGTGATATGTGCAACGTGTCCAGACATTCTACCTGCTTTTAAAATCTTGCCGACATAGAACCTGctcatatatatatactaatttTTTATCTTGTTTCTTTTTTTAATCATCTAGTGTTAATGGTTTTTGGGGAGGCTTATCTAAATCAGTGTTATTTTCTTGCCTTTCATCATTGTTAAAATTCAATTGGTAAAAACTTACCAATTAGTGCTTTGTATTTTTTTGATCCCTGTAATTGTCTAAACTTATATCCTTAGATTGAACTTTAAACATTGTGGATGTTGCATTTTAGATTCTTCCCCTAAATTATTATAATACTATATTACATTTGTAAGGAACTTGAACGTATCGTTTTGATTTATATCTTTATGTAATTAGTGCTATCTCTTCCCGTAAGGATATGTACATAGTAAATGCTCATCTTCTTATGGCATGTGGAAATAATCTGTTTTGATCTCTTATAGTTCGGAATGCATTCTGCTACTTTTTGCAGTTCTTTGATAAATCAAATTACTCTTATTTTCTTCTTATACAGGTAACTGATTAAGTTTGGCTTCCAGAAGCAGGTTGAAAAAGTTGGGTACAGGTCCTAAATGACTTCAGTTGCTTCACTCAGAAGCAGGACTAGCAGTGTCTCGGCATCCAGTGAAGTTTTTTGCTCTTCCTGTGGTTGACAACTTGAACaatttgaaaatagtgatttTGATAATAACTGATCTCTTTTATTTCAGGTGACTGTTCTGTTGATGGATACTCAAGTTGCAGGTACCTACCTGTCTTTCCCATATTCCTTAGGGAAGATAAACATATTTAATTTAAATGAAAAATAAAGCAACCTTAACATTTGTGTGTTTGAACTTTGAAGGGCCTCTCAAGAAGGGAGGTCAGGCAGTGTTCAAGATGAGTACAATCATTGCTCAGTGCGCAGTCCTCGTGACATGAGCTTACCATATCATGGAAATAGACACCTCCCATCGAATATGGTTGAGCAGAACAGCCTTGACAGAAGCACTAGTACTACTGCTGGGCACACTGGTAAAGACGCTGAGTGCATACAAAAGGGTAGTAAATCACAAAGATACAAGGAGAGAGAAAACACTTGGCCAATAAAGTTGAAATGGATCTTCAAATTTGGTTACCCCCAGAAACAGATGACCACGAAAATGACATGGAGTGCAGTGTTGCAAATTatgatgatgatgacgaggaCGAAGGTGATGATGGTACAAAATGGAGAAGACCTAGTTCTTTAGGTAGCTTTGGAGAGAAAAGTTTCCGGAGCTACATATATAAAGAGGAGAAGCAAAAGGCTATGGACTACGTAATAAATTGCAAGTTTAAAGCTCTTGTGTCTCATCTTCTTACATCAGCCGGGGTTGCTCCTTTGGGTAACGACGGAGACAATTGGGTGGATATTGTGACTTCCTTATCTTGGGAAGCTGCTTCCTTTGTGAAGCCTGATATCGGTGCGGGAAAGGCAATGGATCCTGATGGATATGTTAAGGTTAAATGTGTTGCAAGTGGTTCTCGAAGCAATAGGTGATAGCTTAAACCTGTATTTGTTGCTGCTAATGCCCTAATGCTATTGTCAATTGCCTCAAAGCTCTCTGTTCCATTCTAGTAAATATTTCTTGATGACCAGTTGTGGTTCCGACCAACTATCTTGTTTCACTTGTTTGTTAGCTATGAAGTGAAGACCATAGCTCTTTAAATGCATCCTTTCTATATGATGAGAAAACTGTACAAAGTATACAGATATCTTTTTGCTTCTTAATAGTGGAATTTATAATGATCACATTGATGCAGCATAGTTATTGTCATTACAGCCAGTCACTGATGTTGGACGGCACCATTTCTGGAAACTTATATTCGTTTTGATGTGCAGTCAGTTAGTTAGCATGGTATTCAAAAAGCACGCTGCACACAAGCACATGCCAACTAATTACAATAAACCTAGGCTGTTGCTGATCCAGGGTGCTCTTGATCTTTCATTGAGGGGATTGTCATCATTTGAATCAATAAAACAGGTTTCAAGACATAAATAAAGAATTATTAGCGTTTGAATCTTACTACTCTCTATTCAACATCTGTTAATTATGAGTGACGTGGGCAGGAGAAGGATACCCATAAATCCATTATTGAAAGAATAGCGAAGTGCAACCCGAGCATAATTTTAGTTGAAAAAACTGTTTCTCGTGATATACAAGAATCCATCCTTGCAAAAGGAATGACACTAGTTATTGATATGAAACTCCACCGCCTGCAGAGAGTTTCTCGCTGTACTGGTTCAGTAATCTTATCATTAGATACACTGACTGGGAAAAAGCTCAGACAATGTGATTCCTTTCATTTCGAGAAGTTAGTAGAGGAACATATTGCTAGTGGAGAGTGTGGAAAAAAACCCAGCAAGACTTTGATGTTCCTTAGTGGTTGTCCTACACGTCAGGGTTGTACAGTAAGTTCCTCTTTGCTTATGAAGTTTACATCTAGTCTTAACCATACCTTTTTTGAGTTTGCAAAGGGTGCCCTTGTATTTCTTGTTGTTTGACTTTCATTCTAATGcttaaaaataaaaaagaaattgGAAATCCAAAATTCATTTGTCGTTTAAA
Protein-coding regions in this window:
- the LOC141703873 gene encoding putative 1-phosphatidylinositol-3-phosphate 5-kinase FAB1D isoform X2, which produces MDLQIWLPPETDDHENDMECSVANYDDDDEDEGDDGTKWRRPSSLGSFGEKSFRSYIYKEEKQKAMDYVINCKFKALVSHLLTSAGVAPLGNDGDNWVDIVTSLSWEAASFVKPDIGAGKAMDPDGYVKVKCVASGSRSNSQLVSMVFKKHAAHKHMPTNYNKPRLLLIQGALDLSLRGLSSFESIKQEKDTHKSIIERIAKCNPSIILVEKTVSRDIQESILAKGMTLVIDMKLHRLQRVSRCTGSVILSLDTLTGKKLRQCDSFHFEKLVEEHIASGECGKKPSKTLMFLSGCPTRQGCTILLKGTNREELKKIKLVVQYAVLVAYHLILETAFLLDQKAMFSTLPLDRLVNMSSPDQRPYFFSGEAYVPWPVDSIVKSDSSGAINIHIADGFYKEGTRDVGLKSDSLLPYEPYKPLVFTPFLSISASINRGFGDSFPLLSSSQQPISTYLGITEEVPYSQVQSANMLSTNLVANVKSYSLIQNINGEEKALDSDRTSVQRKAQLYTQNSGGDYKDQTQFMDDINRMFNADSILVLMSRRNSSTGSICEQSHFSHIKFYRNFDIPLGIFLKDNLLNQPLLFSEAFM